Genomic window (Eubalaena glacialis isolate mEubGla1 chromosome X, mEubGla1.1.hap2.+ XY, whole genome shotgun sequence):
aaaacaaagggCAAAAACaccatgatcatctcaattgaggcagaaaaagcatttgaaataatTCAACACACTTTCACAGTAAAAACACTGAACAAATTAGGAAAAGACATAaactaccttaacataataaaggccatttatgaaaaGTCCATAGCAAActtcatactcaatagtgaaagactaaaggcttttcctctaagaccaggaacaaggcaGTGATGCCCAcccttgccacttctattcaagaTAGTATTGGATAGTATTCCCAATAGTAAAGAGGTAGgaccaacccaaatgtccattaaaagatgaatggaaaaacaaacattgtATACATATgcagtagaatattactcagctttaGAAATGAAGGATATCTTGTTGCATACTattacatggatgaaccttgaggaaattttgtcaagtgaaataagccagtcacaaaaagacaaatactatataattttaCTCATATGAGGTATCCagtatagtcaaattcatagaatcaaaaagtagaatagtggttcccaggagctggagaaagggtgaaaaaaaaggaaatgctgtTTAATGCATATAGATTTTTAGATTTGCAAgttaaaaagttctggagatttttttttcacaagaaTGTGAATATTCATAATACGACTGAACAGtatagttaaaaattaaaatggtaagTATTATGTCATGTGTTCtttgccacaataaaaattttaattaaaaaacaattgaaaataaggtaaatataataaagtctataaatatatacttgctCTCCTTTCTCacattctttaaaatacataaatacatatacatttagaATAGAACAATATATTTTAGCTTTTAACATATATGGATGTAACATGTATAACAACAGCACAATAGAAGGGTAAAAGGTGAATAAAGGTATATAGGAGTAAACCTTCCATGTATCAATGGAATTAGGTTAATATAAATGTGAAGTAGATTCTGATGTTAACACATAAGTCCTAgagtaaccacaaagaaaacacattttgaaatactgaaaaaattattaaaggaattaaaatgttatACTAGAAAAAATTCACTTAAtgcaatgaaaaatgaaaaggaggaaCAGTGGAACAAAAAGACATgagatatatagaaataaaatatgaaatagtaAATGTATGTCCAAACATTAATAATAACATTCAATTAAAATGAGTTAAATGATCCAATCCAAAGGAATAGAAAGCTGAAGAGTGATttccccaaaatggaagagcaggAGACCCCAGCCTCCATATCCCTCACAAAGATCAACAATAAGACAGCTATCCATGAAGAAAAACAGCTCTGCGAGAGCTCAGGAGTCTACCTAAGCAACTTCTGCAAGACTGTGGAGAGGGGGGAACACCTGAGAATTAACTATacaaaaagggaaggaagaacagCTTCATTTTGTCTGCCTCATCGCATCCCTCAGACCAACACTGCTCAGCACCAATAGGGAACTCCCCATATAGAAACAGCTCCCCTCACCAGGAAAGGGAGAGCAGAGTGAATGGCCAGCTTCCCAGCCAATTGGGGCATCACACGAAGGACGTCCTTCAGTTTCACCCCACCCAGAGACCAGCAAAGCTGAGATATATAGAGAGGGCTAGGAATAAGGAAGCAGAGCAGAGGATACCAGTATCAGCCATGCAGTGGGACTGACTGCTATTCCCAGTGACCTGCACTGCAGAGGATCCCAGCAGCTTTCTCCATTGAAGAAACAGCCAACACAACCACCACAGAACCCCTGCAAATTTCACTAGTTTTCACCCCACAGGTATTTGTGTTCTCAGCTGCCAGCCACCTGAGTCCTTTCCTACTTCCTCCTCCATACCAGAAAGCAAGATATGCACCAACAGCTAGCCAGACCTCTCCAGCTCTATGAGTTCAAGATGCCAGCCTAGACCCATACAGATGCCCCCCACCAAAATGTCTGTCCTTGGGCCAGCTGTGAAACTGCACACCAGCAGCTTGATGCCCATCACCAACCTCCACTGCTTAATGTGCACTGTGATGAGATCCTGCGGCCAAAAAAGGGCATCCTGTTACTGGCCTACACCACTAGACTCACCAGCAGGTAGCCCCTCCAGCTGTGTACGTGTATGCCCCAAGCCCAACTCCAGACACCAGCTTCCACTGTTCTGTGCCTGTGGCAAGACCCTGCAGCCACCATAGTGCATACCAGAAGCCAGGGCCCCCACAGCTGCTTGTGGGTCTGGCTCTGTCTCCTGTAACTGTCTGACATCTCTGGGCTCACTTGCAGCTGTCTCCTGTAGTTGTGCACCTGAACATCTCAGGCCTGACTCCCCTCACTGGCCTCCATTGCCTTATGTGCCTTATGTGTGCCCATGGCAAGTAGCGCACACGGACAACCAAGGCGCACATGGTTGTTTTGGGGGCCAGATTCAACCCTACTTCCTTCACTGGCCTGCACCACTGGGCTCACCTGTAGCTAGCTCCTCAAGTTATGCACCTGCACACCCCCAGCCTGATTAACTTTGTTTGCCTCCACTGCCATGCATGTGCCCATGGGGAGACCCTGCAGCCCCAGGAGTGCATGCTGATAGCCAGGGCCCCAAAACTCCTTGTGGGCCCGGCTCAAACCCCTGTCTCCTGTCACTGACCTGCTCTTCTGGGCTTGCTTGCAACTAGCCACTTCAGCTGTATACCTGCACCCTGCTGGCCCAACTCCTGTAACCAGCTTGCACTGCTGTGCACACACCTATGGCAAGACCCTGCAGCCACAAGGGTGCATGCTGACGGCCAGGGCCCCTGCAGCTGCCAGTTCATCCACAGTTGGCCCTGGCTTCCACTACTATGTGTGTCTCTGTAACTGGTACCTGCCACTACACAGACATCTGCAGCTGACTCCCCAGCCAACTGTGTGCATACCACTGGCTCCAGACTTCGCTGCTGTCTGCCCTGGTTGCTGGCTGATGCATCTGGTGGCAATCACTGAATACCTCCTGCAGCACTTACCAAGACCACTCAGTTGTTGATATTGTGCACACTAACACACTGAACTAAGACATTATGCCCCTCTGGTCCTGGAGAGGTTATACCTGCACTTGGTACCCTGTGCCATTAAACCTGGAGTCACAGCATGCTCTAGTGTACCTCAACTGCAGGTGAATGTCTTTCCTTACCAAAGTCAATCCATAATGATTGGAAGGGGAGACTGCTTCTTCAAATGTGCCTACATCTACACAAAGCTATGAAAGAATCACAAAGAATCAGggaaacatgacaccaccaaaggaaccCAGTCAACTTTTAGTAACTGGTCCAAAGAAACAGAGATACAGGAATTGCctaacaaagaattcaaaataattgttctaaAGATACTCAGAGAGCtacaaaagaacagaaataaataatttaatgaaatcaggaaaacaatacaagaACAAAATAACAAGTTAAACACGGAAATGGAAAGCATAAACAGGAATCAAACAAATTTTGGAGCTAAAGAATACAATGACTAACTGAAGAATTCAATACGGAACTTCTACAGCTGACTGGGCCAGGCagaatttttaatacttttgtcttttttatactagagttaaaagtaatttatgtaccAATATTCCAGTTTAGAGTACTCTGAATCTGACTATATAATTACCTTTACAGtaagttttatactttcatatgttttcatgtagCTTATGAGTGTCCTTTGATTTCAACTTGAACTCCATTTAGCATTTCTTGcagggcaggtctagtggtgatgaactccctaagcttttgtttatttggggaTGTCTTTATGTTTCCTCATTTTGGAAGGACACttttgctgggtatagtaatcttttttcctttcagtattttgaatatatcatcccattcTGTCCCagcctgcaaggtttctgctgtGAAATCACTCATAACCTCATGAAGGTCcccttgtatgtgatgagtcccttttttcttgttgttttcaaaatcctctttgtctttgtcttttgacaaTTTCATTATGTGTCTCGTTGAAGAGCTCTTTATGTTCAGCCTAGCTGGGGTCCTTTGGGGATCTTGGATTGGGATGTTCATTTCTCTCCCCAGATTTGGAAagttttctgtcatttttaaaaataagctttctgcccctttctctttttctgctccTTCAGCAACTCCTATATTGCATATGttgattctcattttttttctattttttcctctgactGAATAATTTCAAATGATGTGGCTTTGagcttgctgattctttcttctgtttgacTGTGTCTGCTTTGAagctctctattgaatttttcagttttgtcaTTATGTTCATCAGCTTCAaaatttatttggttctttttaataatttctttcttgaacttctcattttgtttatgtacTGTTTTCCTGATTCTGTTTTCTAACTCTGTTTCTTGTAACTCACTGAGCTTCTTCAAGATAATTatcttgaattctttttcaggcagttcttagatttccatttctttagagtCAGTTACTggtgcttaatttttttcctttgatggtTTCATGGTTCCCTGATTCTCTGTGATCCTTGTACTTGCATTGGTGGTATTGCACGTTTGAAGAAGTAGGCATGTTTTCCATTCTTTATGGACTGGCTTTGGCAGGAAAATCCTTTCACCAGTCAGCCTAGCCAGACGTTCTGGGTAGGCTGGCTGGAAGGGTCCACGGGTAGGCCTTCTGCTGGAATCTGTGTGTGGACAGGCCTGGTGCCTGGATCCTCAAGAGCCAGCCTGGCACTCAGGTTTGCAGCAGCAAGCCTCGTTCCTGGGTCTTGGAGCCTAGGCCCATGGGGGTCAGCCTATTTCTATGATCTACTTGGATTGGTCTGGAACCTGGGTCTGATAGGGTGGGCCTGGAGCCTGGTTCCACAGGTGTGGACCTGGACCATGGGTCCTGGAACCTGTGTCCATGAGGATCAGTCTGATTCCATGATCTACAGGGGTTGGTCTGGAGACTGAGTCCATGGGAGAAGGCCTAGAGCCTGGGTCTGCAAGAGTGGGCCTAGACACTAGGTTAGTAGGTGCCAACCTGGCATTGAAGCAGACCTAGAGCTTGAGTCCTCTGAGGCAGGCctgtctcaaagtattttttgatttcactTGTAAATTCTtcttgacccattggttgtttaaagaGTATATTacttaatttccatatatttgtgaacATCCAgccatctttctgttattgatttctagtttcatttcctCATGGTCAGATAACAATTTTGAATGacttcaatattttaattatactgaGACTTGTTGTATTGCCTAACAgaggatctatcctggaaaacatTCCACGTACATTTGAGAATATGCGTATCTTGCTGTTGGGTGGTGTTCTCTGTATATGTTTTTTTGGcctaatttttatattgttatcTGGATATTCTAATTATTAACTAAAGCTCTGTTTAGTTATTCTAACCATTATTAAAAATGGGGTGTTTTTGTCACCGGGTctcagcggtgtggaggtggctATGAGGCAGAAGCACTACCTTGAGGCTGCGGCACGGAAACTACAAGATAGCTGCCCGGGCCAGGCCCGCTATCTCCTCTGGGCCTACAGTTCGTCACACGGTAGGGAGGACGCCCGTTGGTTGTGGGTCAGGCTGTCGTCACCCCGCTCGCCTTCATTCCCCACAACGCTCAGGATGATCCAAAAGAATCGGATCGACCCACTGCCGTAATAAACCCCCTCTAGAGGCTTCTCAATAATAAAAGCACTTTTGAAGGAACATGTCCATACTGTTTCCAGTTGCTGGTTCAGGATAAGTCTCGAGTACATCTCAAACCCAAACCCAGACTGACACCCAAAATACAGAAACTTCTTAATCGAGAAGCAAGAAATTATACACTCAGttttaaagaagcaaaaattttgaaaaagtacaAAGACTCCAAAAGTGTATTGTTGATTACTTGTAAAACATGCAACAGAACAGTTAAACATCATGGTAAAAGTAGAAGCTTTCTATCAACATTGAAGAGCAATCCTACCACTCCTGCGAGTAAACTCGGCCTAAAGACCCCAGAGGGAAAGACTCTAAGTTCTGCAAAGCTAAATCATGATATGTCTGGTTCCAAAGCCAAGAGCCCAGCATTGATTTTCAGGTAACTACTCAAACCTGCCCATCCTCCTAAGTTCCTTATTCTGTAAATGAACATGCCCTTCTAGACATTCTGACCTGAAATGAACAGCTACATCTGGACAGTCAACACCCATTTGCTCCTCAAAGAAtgtgagcaaaacaaagaaacacttcTCTCAACTAAAAATGTTGCTTAGTCAGAGTGAATCTGAAAAGAATCCAAAGGTGGACTTCAGAAATTTCTTATCTTCTTTGTAAAGGATCGACtatgaaaataagaaatgtttaatgtAATTTCTGAAACTAAAGTTAGAAAACCTGCTTTTTAAAGAacttatttattcttaaaatacatGGAAACTAGGATTCAAGAGCAAACTTTTCTTGGCATTCTTCAGTGTTTATGGAGAAAATACCTCGTtagaatgaaaaactgaaacctgcCTACCTCACCAGGTGATTGTGAGGatcaaaaatatatgaaaggtCCTTGTAAGTAGTAAAGATATACATGGAATTGAGTgggtatattattattttctcctccCTTAAGTTTTCATTATTTATGTCATTTTCTTTCATAAGGAAGTTGAGACATTTATGAGAGGTGTGCTTACTCCTTTCTAGGTGTCTGTAACCTTATTGATAATTCAGAAAAAGTATAAAGTATaatatttcaccaaaaaaaaaatggggtgTTAATGTTTCCAACTATCATTATAGACTGTATTTGTCCCTTCAAATCTGTCAATTATTTGCTTTAAACTTTTGGGTATCTGTTCTTTggtacatatatgtttacaaatgtATTTTCTTGAAGGGTTGAAACTTTTGTCaatatgtaatgtccttctttttttcttgtagcaGTTTTTGGGTTAAAGtatttttgtctgatattagtataccTACCTCAGCTCACTTTTGGTTACTATGTGCATGGCATATATTTTAtccatcctttcattttcatttcattatccATCCTACCCATTTTCCATTTGTGTCTCTGGGtctaaaatgagtctcttgtagacagcatatagttgaatCATTCTTTTCATCCATTCTAACAATCTCTGCTTTTAATTAGAGAGtttaatccttttacatgtaaagcaattatcagTAAGGAAGGACTTTtgccattttcttatttcttttctatatatCATGTACATTTTTAGTTCCTCAATTCCTTCATTACCTTCTTTTATTATTAATCACTGTTTCTTATTGTACCATTTTGATTTCCTCTactatttttccatatatttaatattttttccttagtaattttcttgGGTGTTACAGTTAACATCTTACCTTTAAGTTTTTAATTGATGACAATTTTGATTCAATAGTATACAATAACTCTGCTCCTTTACACCTCTATCCCTCCTTTACGttgtttttgtcataaattatatctttatacattgtaTGTACATTAGCATATCTTTATTGTTTTATGCCTTTGTCTTTTAACTCATTTAGGAAAATACAAAGAGGAATTACAAAAAATATGCAATACTACTGGCTTTCATATTTAATTGTGTGGCTACCTTTAACACTGTTCTTTATCTTGTCATGTGTATTTGCATTACTTtatagtgttgtttttttttgtatgcAGGAACTGCCAAAGTTTTAGTGTTTAATAGCACAACTGACCAAGGTCCAAGACGTGAATTTACCATGTTCAGGAAAcatgggaggcaggggagggaaatCGCTCTATAAACTAACTCTATAGTATGTGGTAAGAAGAATGCACACTTTATAATATAAAACCTGTCTACACATAGTAGTTAGCTGCAAAAAGCCATCTGTCTTCTCTTGGCTTGTAAAAAGGGTGGTCCAGATTCCAGTGCAGATGAGCAACCTTCAACTCTTCTGTGTGGCAGGGATCTTGTTTTCCCCGTCCAGCTCTTCCACCCCGGCCTGTGTCATGAGGTCTGCAATGTTTTTCTCCAGGTCATCAATGCGACTGCAAACATCATCAATTCTTCCAATGATCTGGTCGGACATGGTCTGAAATTTATCTTGCATCTGTTGCAGGAGTGTCTGCACCACCAAGGTGAGATCTTGCACGGTCTTGGGTTCTGTCTCTGCCATCTCCCCGGTTCCCAGCTTGGCGGTGCTGTCTCAGACGGTCACCTACACTTCCGTTTGTCCGCGCAGAcctatagtgtttttttttcattttggcctggagaactccctttagcatttcatTAGGGCAAATATATTAATGACAAACTctttagcttttgtttatctgggaatgtcttaatttctgcttcatttttcaaTGGTAGTTTTGCCAGATATTGAATTCTGGGTTgagcagttgtttttttttcctatagcacttttaatatatcatctcactgccttctggccttcaTGTTTTCTAAAGAGAAATCACCATTATTTTACTAAAGATACATTGTACACGATGAGACACTTCTTTCTTGATGCTTTCAAAATCTTctctttgtgttttgcttttgaaaatttgACTAATGTGTTTCAGTGTGATCTCAGAATTTATACTACTTGGAGCTCATTGAGCCTCTTGtctgttttaatttatatcttttatcAAATTTAGCAATGTAAGAGTCATATATCCCCCACAGAGGACCCAGTCCAACTGGATAAGGGAGCTTCAAGCTGTGCTTATCCAATCACCAGTATAATAGAATATAAACATCAGCACCATAGCACCTATCAACAATCATCTTGAGGGACAAAGTGCAGTCAATAATTGTCCTGATTTTGAAATACTTTTGGAAACTCTAAAATCTTTATGAGTATAGATGCCTCTGGCAACAAACTTGTACTAAAGAAACCTCTTAGATTATATGTACAAAATGCTTCACAAAAGCTTTGTTGTCTGATTATTACTTAACTAAATATTCCACTTCTGTCCTCCAAGCAATACCTAACTCATATTTCACCTTGTATGTAAAAGCTCCAGCTACAAAATGCCATAAGAATCTCTTGCTTTTTCTGTGTACTTATATTCCCCATGATGAGTGATACCCAATTGGGAAATCCCTACAAACTGCCTTCATTTATTCTTTAGCTTTACCATGTGTATAAATCTCGTTTCCTTAATCAGACTGCAAGCTGGAACTGTTCCCAAGTTCTCTTATATCAAACACAGAATCTAGAAATTAGTAGGCAGTTTACAGCCTTGATAGTTATAGAAAAAATTATCCTGCTAAGACACTGATTCGCTTCTACAATCCAGATTGCTTTTAGTCATCTACCAAGCCTGAAGCTGAGAATAACAATGACTTTTCTTCTATTACCTTGCTACTGTGTTGCCACAGGGATACATGTTTTAAAcagatttcccctttttatttaaCACCTAGTTAATTTCAGATCATCTGCAAAAAAATTCTCAGTTCTCCAAAGGGTCTCCTTCCATAAATTCTGATTTTCCAACAATTGGGGATTTATTTTGAAGTGAATTATTAAAGATTTTCACTGAGGGaacattctctttgtcttttccttcagtgatctctgcCTGGAAAGACTACATAAGGGGAAAGTGAAAGTTTAATTGGCAATGAGCTTAAAATCATTGAATATTAAATCTAGGTAACATTTTCACCAATATTGTTTACCTATTGGAAAtggtaaaattgataaatcagcTAGAACAGCATGTTACAGTAGCAAGAACCATATACTCTAGTAGTGTGATAGGACTGGTTTGAGCACAAACTCTAACatctttttagtttatttattcaaagaaagttGTAGAGTTGTTTACTAACAGTCTTTTAGATAAAAATTTGGAGAAGTTAAAGTACTTAACTACAAAATATCTGTTGCCttacttgtaaaatgaggatgataataatcACTACCTCACTGAGTTAtagagaagattaaatgaaatgatttgtGCAGTGGCTTCTAGCACACAGTTTGCCACATAGTCGATTCTCAATAAACATTAAAACGGAAGTGATAATAAAAACTAATCCCCTTACTTCAAAGTTGAAGTAAATGATTCTCAGAGAGATAAACTAACTTGTTTGAAGTTTCAAAGTTAGTAAGGGGGCAGTCTTAGAGCTGGAGGCcaatcagtcaataaatatttagtaagtTAAAGTATACTTTCTTATATGAAAAACTTCAtccataaaatttatttctcaatttaGATGAACTGCTTATTATTCACATTTGTGACAGGACTGCCATGAATGTCCAGTTACATTTTTACCTGTTTATCACTAGggtaaaattaaaacaacaacaacaaaagttacTGCAAGTTTTTGTCCCACTGCCTTCCTGTGCAAGGCTGCCTAATATTTTAAcctaagttttaaaaagatattctactCATAATTCATCCTTTCAAGCATATTAAAAGAATTtaagatttttcaaaatacattcttttttaatgaaaataaatgactcTTTTCTTACCATTTCCCCACGTGTACATTCTAGCTACATGAACATGTGAATGCATGGAAGGGACgcattgtttcattaatttttttcatttttccttcctttcttttgatctatttatttttttaaattttatttatttatttacttatttatttatggctgagttgggtctttgttgctgggcacgggctttctctagttacagcgagcaggggctactcttgattgtggtggcttctcttgttgtggagcatgggctctaggcatgcgggcttcaatagttgtggctcataggctctagagtacaggctcagtagttgtggtgcacgggcttagttgctccgtggcatgtgggatcttcctggaccagggctcaaacccgtgtcccctgcattagcaggcggattcctaaccactgcaccaccagggaagccctcttttgatttatttttattgctttattattCTAATCGTTTCTGTATTCTTTGCTCTTAAAAAACTGTTTTTTCCACAATTATAAAATGAGCTAAGACAACAAGAAAAGGAAGTCTTCTATGCTCACTATTCAGTACTGCAATAAATGtacaagaaaaatcaataagataTCTGGTTTCAATTTTGACatataaggagcttggaagtagCCCAATTCctcctaacaagtaaaaagctgaacaaattgaaaaatcaacaactcctcTTAGATCCATAAGTGAAGTAAGGTCACAGGACAAACCATGGCACCCAAAATTGGAGAGACAACAGGCAAACCCAGAGAATCACACTCACCAGTGCAAAACCCACAAGCAGAAATCCCTGTGGGAACCAGTGCTGGGGTAGGAAAACATGAAGCATAATTGAAAAATTGCTGGAGGCCCAGTGTAGGCAAGTCTGAGAAATAAAAGCTCCAAGAAATTCCAGTCATTGGAGGAGGAGCACACTTTTATGAGTTCTAACTCCAGGAGCTTAACCAGGTTCTCACAGCAAATATCAGTGAAAAATCCCCCCAGGCTTCTgtgagggagaggggaaaaggatCCATTTTAAAACACAACACAGCATTCTGGCTTCCTAAACAAGTTCTGTCCTCAGCAGAAACAATATAACCACAACTTAACTTACTGGGGTTTTAACCTAACTTAATTGACctaggggaagggaaatacccaactcgaGCCACCTCTAGCCTTCTacatgggggaggggaaatacTCAGCTCCTGCATTTTCCAGCCATCCTGTCTCAActaagagaaagggagaaaactgAGAAGCATGTTTGATATTTACAGTGCAGAGgaacaggctcactaaaa
Coding sequences:
- the LOC133082396 gene encoding heat shock factor-binding protein 1-like codes for the protein MAETEPKTVQDLTLVVQTLLQQMQDKFQTMSDQIIGRIDDVCSRIDDLEKNIADLMTQAGVEELDGENKIPATQKS